Proteins from a genomic interval of Danio rerio strain Tuebingen ecotype United States chromosome 4, GRCz12tu, whole genome shotgun sequence:
- the LOC108179116 gene encoding uncharacterized protein isoform X4 yields the protein MCLDRTVNRSRAPGRLDYIYWRDGRLLRTGKEHRSEDGVIKTEHRQRQYPRVRGDHDHTLEAEDHHPMRLRDVFGPYSQQKQSSGTFGLHLQA from the exons ATGTGTTTGGACCGTACAGTCAACAGAAGTAGAGCTCCGGGACGTTTGGACTACATTTACTGGCGTGATGGACGTCTGCTGCGGACAG gaAAAGAACACAGAAGTGAAGACGGTGTGATCAAGACTGAACACAG ACAAAGGCAGTATCCCCGAGTTAGAGGAGATCATGATCACACACTTGAAGCTGAGGATCACCATCCAATG AGATTGAGGGATGTGTTTGGACCGTACAGTCAACAGAAGCAGAGCTCCGGGACGTTTGGACTACATTTACAGGCGTGA
- the LOC108179116 gene encoding uncharacterized protein isoform X3 has translation MCLDRTVNRSRAPGRLDYIYWRDGRLLRTGKEHRSEDGVIKTEHRQRQYPRVRGDHDHTLEAEDHHPMVSTSCFLQMMFKQMNFSLVKFNHTRKKKGQ, from the exons ATGTGTTTGGACCGTACAGTCAACAGAAGTAGAGCTCCGGGACGTTTGGACTACATTTACTGGCGTGATGGACGTCTGCTGCGGACAG gaAAAGAACACAGAAGTGAAGACGGTGTGATCAAGACTGAACACAG ACAAAGGCAGTATCCCCGAGTTAGAGGAGATCATGATCACACACTTGAAGCTGAGGATCACCATCCAATGGTAAGCACATCTTGTTTTTTGCAGATGATGTTTAAACAAATGAACTTCAGTTTAGTCAAGTTCAACCACACAAGAAAGAAGAAAGGGCAGTGA
- the LOC108179116 gene encoding uncharacterized protein isoform X2 has protein sequence MDVCCGQSIDLLKRTPENTRIMRYHIVCCRTLLPQDLMQPRNLTTLSGDILSITYSEKLQFFTHSTRRQKQCSARLNTNQVGRRRTSDDSSTLVMTTMRDVFGPYSQQKQSSGTFGLHLLA, from the exons TCAATAGATCTTCTAAAGCGGACTCCTGAAAACACCAGAATCATGAGGTACCACATAGTGTGCTGCCGGACCCTCCTTCCACAAGACCTCATGCAGCCTCGTAACCTGACCACACTTTCTGGGGACATCCTCTCCATCACATACTCTGAG AAACTGCAGTTTTTCACCCACTCCACTAGGCGGCAGAAGCAATGCTCAGCTCGACTCAACACGAATCAGGTGGGAAGACGTAGAACTTCAGATGACAGCAGCACGCTCGTCATGACAAC AATGAGGGATGTGTTTGGACCGTACAGTCAACAGAAGCAGAGCTCCGGGACGTTTGGACTACATTTACTGGCGTGA
- the LOC108179116 gene encoding uncharacterized protein isoform X1, with amino-acid sequence MCHPGHAGNEKSIDLLKRTPENTRIMRYHIVCCRTLLPQDLMQPRNLTTLSGDILSITYSEKLQFFTHSTRRQKQCSARLNTNQVGRRRTSDDSSTLVMTTMRDVFGPYSQQKQSSGTFGLHLLA; translated from the exons ATGTGCCATCCAGGTCATGCAGGCAATGAAAAA TCAATAGATCTTCTAAAGCGGACTCCTGAAAACACCAGAATCATGAGGTACCACATAGTGTGCTGCCGGACCCTCCTTCCACAAGACCTCATGCAGCCTCGTAACCTGACCACACTTTCTGGGGACATCCTCTCCATCACATACTCTGAG AAACTGCAGTTTTTCACCCACTCCACTAGGCGGCAGAAGCAATGCTCAGCTCGACTCAACACGAATCAGGTGGGAAGACGTAGAACTTCAGATGACAGCAGCACGCTCGTCATGACAAC AATGAGGGATGTGTTTGGACCGTACAGTCAACAGAAGCAGAGCTCCGGGACGTTTGGACTACATTTACTGGCGTGA
- the LOC108179116 gene encoding stabilin-2 isoform X6 translates to MQSIDLLKRTPENTRIMRYHIVCCRTLLPQDLMQPRNLTTLSGDILSITYSEDTIYINNKAKVLFSDIESSNGTLLVRLLVIMTVSIL, encoded by the exons ATGCAG TCAATAGATCTTCTAAAGCGGACTCCTGAAAACACCAGAATCATGAGGTACCACATAGTGTGCTGCCGGACCCTCCTTCCACAAGACCTCATGCAGCCTCGTAACCTGACCACACTTTCTGGGGACATCCTCTCCATCACATACTCTGAG GATACTATATACATCAATAACAAGGCCAAAGTGCTGTTCAGCGATATTGAAAGCAGCAATGGGACTCTGTTGGTTAGATTGCTGGTAATCATGACAGTTTCCATATTGTAA
- the LOC108179116 gene encoding stabilin-2 isoform X5: protein MDVCCGQSIDLLKRTPENTRIMRYHIVCCRTLLPQDLMQPRNLTTLSGDILSITYSEDTIYINNKAKVLFSDIESSNGTLLVRLLVIMTVSIL, encoded by the exons TCAATAGATCTTCTAAAGCGGACTCCTGAAAACACCAGAATCATGAGGTACCACATAGTGTGCTGCCGGACCCTCCTTCCACAAGACCTCATGCAGCCTCGTAACCTGACCACACTTTCTGGGGACATCCTCTCCATCACATACTCTGAG GATACTATATACATCAATAACAAGGCCAAAGTGCTGTTCAGCGATATTGAAAGCAGCAATGGGACTCTGTTGGTTAGATTGCTGGTAATCATGACAGTTTCCATATTGTAA